Proteins encoded together in one Bombyx mori chromosome 24, ASM3026992v2 window:
- the LOC101736571 gene encoding probable proline--tRNA ligase, mitochondrial isoform X2, which produces MLLLECGLVRPTTSGFFTLLPLARRALDKLENLIKTCIESSGAQRLSLPALTSAGLWAKTGRLENAAAELLTLEDRHNKKYLLAPTYEEAIAELLSDLKPISYKQLPIILYQISNKYRDELRPKHGLLRAREFSMLDAYGAHASSDCALQVYGRMATAYEHLFRALHLKVHKVEAPSGDMGGSFSHEWQLAATSGEDQIKVCPSCSHAALLNDEGTRCQSCGKDAEILQSIEVGHTFILGTKYSEALEATYCPPSGPPLPIIMSCYGIGITRLLAASLEALSTEKALRWPKAIAPYSAIIIGPKEGSKEWNDHGMDQVKLVYDALNSVPALRSDVLVDDRHGLTIGKRLLMADKMGYPIVIACGKESSSNPPRYEVTIDGATQLCTAQELVQILSDKYAHLEYCT; this is translated from the exons ATG CTGTTACTAGAATGTGGTTTAGTCCGCCCAACTACGTCTGGCTTCTTCACTCTTCTCCCCTTGGCACGTAGAGCACTGGATAAACTTGAGAACCTCATTAAAACCTGCATAGAATCTTCTGGAGCGCAAAGATTGTCATTGCCGGCTCTCACGTCAGCGGGGCTGTGGGCGAAGACTGGCCGCCTGGAGAATGCTGCTGCAGAGCTATTGACCCTGGAAGATAGACACAACAAAAAATATCTGTTGGCTCCG ACATACGAAGAGGCAATCGCGGAGTTATTGTCAGACCTCAAGCCGATCTCATACAAGCAACTACCGATTATATTATATCAG ATTAGCAATAAATACAGGGACGAATTGCGGCCGAAACACGGGCTGCTCAGGGCGAGGGAGTTCTCGATGCTGGACGCGTACGGAGCGCACGCCTCCTCGGACTGCGCCCTTCAGGTCTACGGACGGATGGCAACCGCCTACGAGCATCTATTCCGCGCCCTACACTTGAAAGTGCACAAAG TGGAAGCTCCGTCGGGCGATATGGGCGGAAGCTTCTCGCACGAGTGGCAGCTCGCGGCGACCTCGGGCGAAGACCAGATAAAAGTCTGCCCGTCCTGCTCGCACGCGGCGCTCTTGAACGATGAGGGAACGAGATGCCAGAGCTGTGGGAAAGACGCGGAAATCTTGCAAAGTATAGAG GTTGGCCACACGTTCATCCTGGGCACGAAGTACAGTGAGGCTCTGGAGGCGACGTACTGCCCCCCCTCGGGGCCCCCCCTGCCCATCATCATGTCGTGTTACGGCATCGGCATCACAAG GTTATTGGCGGCGAGCTTAGAAGCTTTATCAACCGAGAAAGCTCTGCGTTGGCCGAAAGCTATAGCCCCGTACTCGGCAATCATCATTGGGCCCaag GAAGGCTCCAAAGAATGGAATGATCACGGCATGGACCAGGTTAAGTTGGTCTACGATGCTTTGAATAGTGTACCGGCTCTGAGGTCCGATGTGCTGGTCGACGACCGCCACGGCCTCACCATCGGAAAGAGACTGCTCATGGCTGATAA AATGGGATATCCGATAGTAATAGCGTGCGGTAAAGAATCAAGCAGTAATCCCCCGAGATACGAAGTGACCATCGACGGCGCCACGCAGCTGTGCACTGCACAGGAGCTGGTGCAGATCCTGTCTGATAAATATGCGCACTTGGAAtattgtacataa
- the LOC101736571 gene encoding probable proline--tRNA ligase, mitochondrial isoform X1: protein MRYLSRIFQPVITIPKNAKIKNTEITCKSQKLLLECGLVRPTTSGFFTLLPLARRALDKLENLIKTCIESSGAQRLSLPALTSAGLWAKTGRLENAAAELLTLEDRHNKKYLLAPTYEEAIAELLSDLKPISYKQLPIILYQISNKYRDELRPKHGLLRAREFSMLDAYGAHASSDCALQVYGRMATAYEHLFRALHLKVHKVEAPSGDMGGSFSHEWQLAATSGEDQIKVCPSCSHAALLNDEGTRCQSCGKDAEILQSIEVGHTFILGTKYSEALEATYCPPSGPPLPIIMSCYGIGITRLLAASLEALSTEKALRWPKAIAPYSAIIIGPKEGSKEWNDHGMDQVKLVYDALNSVPALRSDVLVDDRHGLTIGKRLLMADKMGYPIVIACGKESSSNPPRYEVTIDGATQLCTAQELVQILSDKYAHLEYCT, encoded by the exons ATGAGATATTTATCTCGTATATTTCAACCAGTTATAACAATACCAAAGAATGCTAAGATAAAGAACACGGAAATAACATGTAAAAGTCAGAag CTGTTACTAGAATGTGGTTTAGTCCGCCCAACTACGTCTGGCTTCTTCACTCTTCTCCCCTTGGCACGTAGAGCACTGGATAAACTTGAGAACCTCATTAAAACCTGCATAGAATCTTCTGGAGCGCAAAGATTGTCATTGCCGGCTCTCACGTCAGCGGGGCTGTGGGCGAAGACTGGCCGCCTGGAGAATGCTGCTGCAGAGCTATTGACCCTGGAAGATAGACACAACAAAAAATATCTGTTGGCTCCG ACATACGAAGAGGCAATCGCGGAGTTATTGTCAGACCTCAAGCCGATCTCATACAAGCAACTACCGATTATATTATATCAG ATTAGCAATAAATACAGGGACGAATTGCGGCCGAAACACGGGCTGCTCAGGGCGAGGGAGTTCTCGATGCTGGACGCGTACGGAGCGCACGCCTCCTCGGACTGCGCCCTTCAGGTCTACGGACGGATGGCAACCGCCTACGAGCATCTATTCCGCGCCCTACACTTGAAAGTGCACAAAG TGGAAGCTCCGTCGGGCGATATGGGCGGAAGCTTCTCGCACGAGTGGCAGCTCGCGGCGACCTCGGGCGAAGACCAGATAAAAGTCTGCCCGTCCTGCTCGCACGCGGCGCTCTTGAACGATGAGGGAACGAGATGCCAGAGCTGTGGGAAAGACGCGGAAATCTTGCAAAGTATAGAG GTTGGCCACACGTTCATCCTGGGCACGAAGTACAGTGAGGCTCTGGAGGCGACGTACTGCCCCCCCTCGGGGCCCCCCCTGCCCATCATCATGTCGTGTTACGGCATCGGCATCACAAG GTTATTGGCGGCGAGCTTAGAAGCTTTATCAACCGAGAAAGCTCTGCGTTGGCCGAAAGCTATAGCCCCGTACTCGGCAATCATCATTGGGCCCaag GAAGGCTCCAAAGAATGGAATGATCACGGCATGGACCAGGTTAAGTTGGTCTACGATGCTTTGAATAGTGTACCGGCTCTGAGGTCCGATGTGCTGGTCGACGACCGCCACGGCCTCACCATCGGAAAGAGACTGCTCATGGCTGATAA AATGGGATATCCGATAGTAATAGCGTGCGGTAAAGAATCAAGCAGTAATCCCCCGAGATACGAAGTGACCATCGACGGCGCCACGCAGCTGTGCACTGCACAGGAGCTGGTGCAGATCCTGTCTGATAAATATGCGCACTTGGAAtattgtacataa